In one Kitasatospora cineracea genomic region, the following are encoded:
- a CDS encoding DAK2 domain-containing protein, which produces MLDTLDAPAVRTWCRLALAALGQAREEIDALNVYPVPDGDTGTNLYLTVESAAEALDAVFAATEEPGLAVAAAAAARGALIGARGNSGVILAQWLRGLAEVLSDGGELAAALDHGARSAYRAVAQPVEGTLLTVAAAAADAATGADGLTGQAQEAYRAARQALLLTPDQLSALAEAGVVDAGGRGLVAVLGALVDAVSGQQPMGPVALRREIDPLVVDGCESHERPSGSGHPAFEVIYLLEAEDGQLPLLRERLGRLGDSLVIGGGDGLWNVHVHVDDAGAAVEAGVEAGRPHRIRITHFAEAAARSGEREETVSHGRAVLSVVTGSGLAQLCEQAGSVVLAADPDRPPASAELVAAVHRCGAREVVLLLNDPELRAAAGAAADQLREEGVRIAVLPTRSPVQGLAALAVHDAGRRFDEDVVAMTSAAGATRYAELAVAEGESWTMAGVCQAGDVLGLIDGDVAVIGADLTGTALTVLDRMLAAGGELVTLVLGEEAPEELADRLIAHARRTRPEVDTVAYPGGREAAPLLIGVE; this is translated from the coding sequence GTGCTGGACACCCTCGACGCCCCGGCCGTCCGCACCTGGTGCCGGCTCGCGCTGGCCGCCCTCGGCCAGGCCCGCGAGGAGATCGACGCGCTGAACGTGTACCCGGTTCCGGACGGGGACACCGGGACCAACCTCTACCTGACCGTGGAGTCCGCAGCCGAGGCGCTGGACGCGGTGTTCGCCGCCACCGAGGAACCCGGACTGGCGGTCGCCGCGGCCGCCGCCGCCCGCGGCGCGCTGATCGGCGCGCGCGGGAACTCCGGCGTGATCCTCGCCCAGTGGCTGCGCGGCCTGGCCGAAGTGCTCTCCGACGGCGGCGAACTGGCCGCCGCGCTCGACCACGGCGCCCGCTCCGCGTACCGGGCGGTCGCCCAACCGGTCGAGGGCACCCTGCTGACCGTCGCCGCCGCCGCCGCGGACGCCGCCACCGGCGCCGACGGCCTGACCGGACAGGCCCAGGAGGCGTACCGGGCGGCCCGGCAGGCGCTGCTGCTCACCCCCGACCAGCTGTCCGCGCTGGCCGAGGCGGGCGTGGTGGACGCGGGCGGCCGCGGACTGGTCGCCGTGCTGGGCGCGCTGGTGGACGCCGTCTCCGGGCAGCAGCCGATGGGCCCGGTCGCGCTGCGCCGCGAGATCGACCCGCTGGTGGTGGACGGCTGCGAGAGCCACGAGCGCCCGTCCGGCTCCGGCCACCCGGCGTTCGAGGTGATCTACCTGCTGGAGGCCGAGGACGGACAGCTCCCGCTGCTGCGCGAACGCCTGGGACGGCTCGGCGACTCGCTGGTGATCGGCGGCGGCGACGGCCTGTGGAACGTCCACGTGCACGTGGACGACGCGGGCGCCGCCGTCGAGGCGGGCGTCGAGGCCGGGCGGCCGCACCGGATCAGGATCACCCACTTCGCCGAGGCCGCGGCCCGGTCCGGGGAGCGCGAGGAGACCGTCTCGCACGGCCGGGCCGTGCTCAGCGTGGTGACCGGCAGCGGACTGGCCCAGCTGTGCGAGCAGGCCGGCTCGGTGGTGCTCGCCGCCGACCCCGACCGCCCGCCCGCCAGCGCCGAACTGGTCGCCGCCGTGCACCGCTGCGGCGCCCGCGAGGTGGTGCTGCTGCTCAACGACCCCGAACTGCGCGCCGCCGCCGGCGCCGCCGCCGACCAGCTGCGCGAGGAGGGCGTCCGGATCGCCGTGCTGCCCACCCGCTCCCCGGTGCAGGGCCTGGCCGCGCTGGCCGTGCACGACGCCGGGCGGCGCTTCGACGAGGACGTGGTGGCGATGACCTCCGCCGCCGGGGCCACCCGGTACGCCGAACTGGCCGTCGCCGAGGGCGAGTCCTGGACCATGGCGGGCGTCTGCCAGGCCGGCGACGTGCTCGGCCTGATCGACGGCGACGTCGCGGTGATCGGCGCCGACCTCACCGGGACCGCGCTCACCGTGCTCGACCGGATGCTCGCGGCCGGCGGCGAACTGGTCACCCTGGTGCTCGGCGAGGAGGCCCCCGAGGAGCTCGCCGACCGGCTGATCGCGCACGCCCGGCGCACCCGCCCCGAGGTCGACACCGTCGCCTACCCGGGCGGCCGGGAGGCCGCACCGCTGCTCATCGGGGTGGAGTGA